Proteins co-encoded in one Capnocytophaga ochracea DSM 7271 genomic window:
- a CDS encoding hybrid sensor histidine kinase/response regulator transcription factor — protein sequence MNRTIKLLRILLLWYFLFPIAFTEELVVRIQAQETFLFHHLTRNEGLLHDNVTCIAQDSLGFIWLGTHRGLNRFDGYTLDAYKYEQDPINSVYYNRVYSLQPMGRYLWVATEAGVACFDIRLKQFVNFKIDDPLDLAFYTKVKLLQKGTNNELWLLSENQIRRAKVVWNQREKALTLKTLPIGSASQLTTSQLNPQIAVSEKGEVWLSGFPWLSAYVPDKGRLKALPEKVNNIGSGIVKMLYADGYLWVIYRDSLVKYACKPDNTYAIVAKKEFELNKHLLSLTLSGQYVWVVNEESIFQLDKNSLSLLKEHSHSPLNPYSASNHINSVFLDKESNLWVSAWSNGVSYSSTRDAFFKTVWIKPQSKVGSEFVSTMHYDPDGYVYIGNKFGGVIRFHTQSQQLDEHYCNAPELSPNVTSIQSDKAHLYVSVRERVWVIDKQSRRIIGSFATQCNDYIFDIKLDTFHRLWITTYSGLECFEEQKGQWQNVYTFTETTPEPRRLSTNKLHKIYVDKAKNELVITSVMGLNRLQLNAKGEVVRVLKYVADAKTPHSLSSNYLWAIDKDKDTYWIGTMGSGLNKVVLTDNANGKLTYTAEHYGIEEGATSNDIESVEVDAFGNVWCGGFYLSFFDTKLKRFAAFSNNDGLQGHSFGTASSCKDAEGNLYFGGSHGFNYFKPQAQMFSSAHLRVHFSRFENNGKVVNSCIEFTDALSIAYPNNDFSVYFTTLSYNAPQRLRYRYKLEDYDTDWHYIAVNAPAPHATYQKLPYGTYKLLVEVGDWQQWSGAQTELTVVSKPPFWLTWWAYTLYALALAGLLYIGFRYFMRWTQMKHTIAVQEEKERHKEELMQMKMQFFTDVSHEFRTPLTLMSHAVTEMEEEMPSNKYVHTLKRNTGKLSNMVNELLEIHRMDVYTPQLKANYISANSYVQAIYNEFKEWASKVAITLQLTLPEQEVKLWLDEKYFSKILSNILSNAIRYSNAGSTIRLSISVENLSELTPLYKNAFENTTHTLPGKQLVVKVQDEGIGLEKNALSEIFERFHRVERQGQKRVGSGIGLSLVKSLVEAHRGGIIISSKPNVGTEVIITFPMDDSYLLPEQKLQDSAFQLKEYLSDYAVEYEHIGEEEDEMLNLPQEDKPTLLLVDDNHEVLMILKNIFIKEYNIILASDGEQAIEKCNQHFPNLVISDVMMPKIDGFELCAILKKNLQTCFIPVILLTAKSQIESQIEGIELGADAYLTKPFDVKLLKTNVRNLLNKSKQHAPIENIRQKVIDKKQQEQLDKLTHLVVTNMQNPHFSVDNLCLELGMNRTKLYSFAKQATELTLANYIRKIRLDKAAELLKTTDKLISEVCYEVGIDSPSYFTRAFKEQFGVSPSEFISGKR from the coding sequence ATGAACAGAACGATAAAGCTCCTGCGAATCCTGCTGTTGTGGTATTTTCTCTTTCCTATCGCTTTCACAGAAGAGTTGGTGGTGAGAATTCAAGCGCAAGAAACTTTTCTTTTCCACCATCTTACGCGCAATGAAGGTCTGTTGCACGACAACGTTACTTGCATTGCTCAGGATTCGTTGGGCTTTATTTGGTTAGGCACCCACAGAGGGCTGAACCGTTTCGATGGCTATACCCTTGATGCCTACAAGTACGAGCAAGACCCTATCAACTCGGTGTACTACAACCGTGTGTACAGCTTGCAACCTATGGGGCGTTACCTTTGGGTAGCTACCGAAGCAGGAGTAGCTTGTTTTGATATTCGGCTCAAACAGTTTGTCAATTTCAAAATCGATGACCCTCTTGATTTGGCTTTCTATACCAAAGTAAAACTCTTACAAAAAGGCACAAACAATGAACTTTGGCTTTTGAGCGAAAACCAAATTAGGCGTGCTAAAGTAGTATGGAATCAGCGCGAGAAGGCACTTACACTAAAAACATTGCCTATTGGCTCTGCCTCACAACTCACTACTTCGCAACTCAATCCGCAAATAGCAGTGAGTGAAAAAGGAGAAGTGTGGCTTTCGGGGTTCCCTTGGTTATCGGCTTACGTTCCTGACAAGGGCAGACTAAAAGCCCTACCTGAAAAGGTGAACAACATAGGTTCGGGTATCGTAAAGATGCTCTATGCCGATGGCTACTTGTGGGTGATTTACCGAGATAGCTTAGTGAAGTACGCCTGTAAGCCCGATAACACGTATGCGATAGTTGCTAAAAAGGAATTTGAGCTGAACAAACATTTGCTTTCTCTTACACTGAGCGGGCAATACGTGTGGGTAGTGAATGAAGAAAGTATCTTTCAGTTGGATAAAAACAGTCTTTCTCTGCTGAAAGAACACAGTCACTCGCCTTTGAATCCGTATTCGGCAAGCAATCATATCAACAGTGTGTTCTTAGACAAGGAGAGCAATTTGTGGGTATCGGCTTGGTCTAATGGCGTATCGTACAGCAGTACGCGCGATGCGTTTTTCAAGACGGTATGGATAAAACCGCAGAGCAAAGTGGGTTCGGAGTTTGTAAGCACGATGCACTACGACCCCGATGGCTATGTGTATATAGGCAATAAGTTCGGCGGAGTGATTAGGTTTCACACCCAGAGCCAGCAGTTAGACGAGCATTATTGCAATGCTCCTGAGCTTTCGCCTAACGTTACGAGTATTCAGAGCGATAAAGCACACTTGTACGTATCGGTTCGCGAACGGGTATGGGTGATAGACAAGCAAAGCCGACGCATTATCGGTTCGTTTGCAACACAGTGCAACGATTATATATTTGATATCAAGCTCGATACCTTTCACCGTTTGTGGATTACTACCTATTCAGGATTGGAGTGCTTTGAAGAGCAAAAAGGACAATGGCAAAACGTCTACACCTTTACCGAAACAACGCCTGAACCTCGTAGGTTATCTACTAACAAGCTCCACAAAATATATGTGGATAAAGCTAAGAACGAACTGGTGATAACCTCGGTAATGGGCTTAAACAGATTGCAACTCAATGCCAAAGGCGAGGTAGTGCGTGTGCTCAAATACGTTGCCGACGCTAAAACCCCGCACAGCCTAAGTAGTAATTATCTTTGGGCAATTGATAAAGACAAAGATACTTATTGGATAGGCACTATGGGTAGCGGACTCAACAAGGTGGTTCTCACTGATAACGCTAATGGCAAACTCACTTATACTGCCGAACATTACGGCATAGAAGAAGGGGCAACCTCTAACGATATTGAAAGTGTGGAAGTAGATGCTTTTGGCAATGTGTGGTGTGGAGGCTTTTACTTGAGTTTCTTTGATACAAAACTAAAACGTTTTGCGGCTTTCAGCAACAACGATGGCTTGCAGGGACACAGTTTCGGGACGGCTTCCTCTTGCAAAGATGCTGAGGGGAATCTGTACTTTGGGGGCTCACACGGCTTTAACTATTTCAAACCACAAGCGCAGATGTTTTCGTCAGCTCACCTAAGAGTACATTTTAGCAGGTTTGAAAACAACGGCAAGGTAGTCAATTCGTGTATAGAGTTTACCGATGCGCTTTCGATAGCGTACCCGAACAACGATTTTTCGGTGTACTTCACCACTTTGTCATACAATGCCCCTCAGCGGTTGCGCTACCGTTATAAATTAGAGGATTACGACACTGATTGGCATTATATAGCTGTGAATGCCCCTGCCCCACACGCTACTTACCAAAAGCTCCCTTATGGTACTTACAAACTATTAGTAGAGGTAGGCGATTGGCAACAGTGGAGCGGAGCGCAGACCGAGCTTACAGTGGTCTCCAAGCCTCCTTTTTGGCTTACGTGGTGGGCATACACCCTCTATGCACTTGCCCTTGCAGGCTTGCTGTACATAGGTTTCAGGTACTTTATGCGATGGACGCAAATGAAGCATACCATAGCTGTACAAGAGGAAAAAGAGCGACATAAAGAAGAGCTAATGCAGATGAAAATGCAGTTCTTTACAGACGTCTCACACGAGTTCCGTACACCACTTACCCTAATGAGCCACGCAGTAACTGAAATGGAAGAGGAAATGCCTTCCAATAAGTATGTGCATACCCTCAAACGCAATACGGGTAAGCTCAGTAATATGGTAAACGAACTGCTTGAAATACACCGTATGGACGTGTATACACCTCAGCTAAAAGCCAATTACATTTCGGCAAACAGCTATGTGCAAGCCATTTACAACGAGTTTAAGGAGTGGGCAAGCAAAGTGGCTATAACCTTGCAATTAACACTACCTGAACAAGAAGTAAAGTTGTGGTTAGATGAGAAGTATTTTAGCAAGATACTTTCGAATATTCTTTCCAATGCTATTAGGTACTCCAATGCGGGAAGCACTATACGCTTATCGATTTCGGTAGAGAATTTGAGCGAGCTCACACCGCTCTACAAGAACGCCTTTGAGAACACTACGCATACCTTGCCAGGCAAACAGTTGGTGGTAAAAGTGCAAGATGAAGGCATAGGGTTGGAGAAGAATGCCTTATCCGAAATCTTTGAACGCTTTCACCGTGTAGAGAGACAAGGACAAAAAAGAGTAGGTTCGGGCATCGGGCTTTCTTTGGTAAAATCATTAGTTGAAGCGCATCGCGGAGGCATTATCATTAGCAGTAAGCCCAATGTAGGTACCGAAGTGATTATCACTTTTCCTATGGACGATAGTTACTTATTGCCCGAACAGAAGTTACAGGACAGTGCTTTTCAGCTGAAAGAATACTTATCGGACTATGCGGTTGAGTATGAACACATAGGCGAAGAAGAGGACGAAATGTTAAATTTGCCCCAAGAAGATAAACCTACCTTGCTTTTAGTAGACGACAATCACGAGGTACTGATGATACTCAAAAACATCTTTATCAAAGAGTACAACATCATTCTCGCCTCCGACGGCGAACAAGCGATTGAGAAATGCAATCAGCATTTTCCTAATTTGGTCATATCGGATGTGATGATGCCTAAAATTGACGGATTTGAGCTCTGTGCTATCCTGAAAAAGAACCTGCAAACGTGCTTTATTCCTGTGATATTGCTCACGGCAAAATCGCAAATAGAGTCGCAAATAGAAGGAATTGAGTTAGGAGCTGATGCCTACCTTACGAAACCTTTTGATGTGAAACTGCTCAAAACCAATGTGCGCAACTTGCTCAACAAGAGCAAACAACACGCTCCTATTGAGAATATCCGTCAGAAGGTGATTGATAAAAAACAACAAGAACAGTTAGACAAGCTCACTCACTTGGTAGTGACCAATATGCAAAACCCACATTTCTCGGTAGATAACCTCTGCCTTGAACTCGGTATGAACCGCACTAAGTTGTACAGCTTTGCCAAACAAGCTACCGAGCTTACCTTGGCAAACTACATTCGCAAAATACGCTTAGACAAAGCTGCCGAACTGCTTAAAACTACCGATAAGCTCATCAGTGAAGTATGCTACGAAGTAGGAATCGATAGTCCGTCGTATTTCACAAGAGCTTTTAAAGAACAATTTGGGGTATCACCCTCAGAATTTATTTCAGGTAAGAGGTAA
- a CDS encoding DUF5017 domain-containing protein, with translation MKTHILLISSLLLTALGACTKDKPEDVDLSVTADKTQVKVGDPVTFTIHHNVNALAIYTGDEGHDYQKSIDNVLKGKTSEELQGKNYRPTDPDVKPYKVDFTSTQVGSTTLANGAFEVRNANSGDNLVGSQAEVVTDATIGKNVVKVNAKHPNWWYEALRLNVNTKVGSNKKMTLRMKFATTTLKSTNDQSEHPEETKFPIVIFLGGIAEGETAVTFKKETVWDLFVEPKTEYTDYTFDIGRTISAWESAVKQKMATLSYIQILFTTVGAGIGYIGDYFVESANFGAIDYKAFDTGKGITITDDSGVTKYTHTYDKAGTYEVVVVGSSSGFKSYSKDGYKTDVGTVSADEYKYNTEYRTIKITVTP, from the coding sequence ATGAAAACACATATATTACTCATTAGCAGTTTGCTACTCACGGCTTTGGGTGCTTGTACTAAGGATAAACCTGAAGACGTAGACCTATCAGTAACAGCTGATAAAACCCAAGTGAAGGTAGGCGACCCTGTAACTTTTACTATTCATCACAATGTAAATGCCTTGGCTATCTACACCGGTGATGAAGGGCACGATTACCAAAAGAGTATAGACAATGTACTCAAAGGGAAGACTTCTGAGGAATTACAAGGTAAAAACTATCGCCCTACCGACCCTGATGTGAAACCTTACAAAGTAGACTTTACTTCTACACAAGTAGGGAGCACTACTTTAGCTAATGGCGCTTTTGAAGTGCGCAACGCCAATAGCGGTGACAACTTAGTTGGCAGTCAAGCCGAAGTAGTAACCGATGCTACCATAGGTAAAAATGTAGTGAAAGTGAATGCCAAACACCCTAACTGGTGGTATGAAGCTTTGCGCCTTAATGTAAACACCAAAGTAGGAAGTAACAAGAAGATGACTTTACGAATGAAGTTTGCGACAACTACTTTGAAAAGTACTAACGACCAAAGCGAACACCCCGAAGAAACAAAGTTCCCTATCGTGATATTCTTAGGAGGAATTGCTGAAGGAGAAACAGCAGTCACTTTCAAAAAAGAAACCGTTTGGGATTTATTTGTAGAACCCAAAACTGAGTATACCGATTACACTTTTGATATTGGTCGTACCATTTCAGCGTGGGAAAGTGCTGTAAAACAAAAAATGGCAACGCTTTCTTATATTCAGATTCTGTTTACTACCGTGGGTGCTGGCATTGGCTATATAGGCGATTATTTTGTTGAATCGGCTAACTTTGGAGCTATTGACTATAAGGCTTTCGATACAGGAAAAGGTATTACCATTACCGATGATTCTGGGGTAACCAAATACACTCATACGTATGACAAAGCAGGTACTTATGAGGTAGTGGTAGTGGGCAGTAGCAGTGGTTTTAAAAGCTATTCAAAAGACGGCTATAAAACTGATGTAGGAACTGTAAGTGCTGACGAGTACAAGTACAACACTGAATACCGCACTATCAAAATTACGGTGACCCCATAG
- a CDS encoding RagB/SusD family nutrient uptake outer membrane protein, with product MKLHITTIIVIGASLGLSSCGKFLEETPKSTPTSQFFYENELDARQAMNGTYRYLTDVYVTGHGTKQISTDLAKRADWDEGGGLRNYKFGSDNDYITQMWQQHYVAIKNCNSVIDNVTEHQGRINNWERYVAEARGVRAYLYFDLVRWFGDVPLVVKETKSLNDLKVPRTPQKQVFEQIIADFTYSMAHVAEKGDTGNGYQYGRITKDACRGFLAKVHLWLASVAQRDGREVLGSATENYTKAMNYAKEVIQGGRYQLVEYYPDVFNAKTKISEAPKEVIWCVQGLTGDDTGTLTGMLYGMRGNENLGGSWDNISSSDYHRMIYEPSDSIRRLWNCPRVQVLDNGKLWGWDYNIYKDTRVDQPLSKATENNNWVMWSIGKFRRFPLADTSSYNYKNFGMDEPLLRFADVLLIYAEAYNEVNHSPGAYTPSSSLTMNGTNVQSAYDAVNLVRKRARISNKAGGRIVHRDVLPRDLDKTHINDVNTVVPDWKTSSYGYDYAGTAMWTAKHYSDDYTAFRTEILNERARELVGETTDRWCDLVRRGILVQAFQNWRINNPFISGEERRIPAPAAPENVRPYHQLLPIPLSELDANKNLTQNPGY from the coding sequence ATGAAATTACATATTACCACCATTATAGTAATAGGGGCGAGCCTCGGATTGAGCAGTTGTGGCAAGTTCTTGGAAGAAACCCCCAAGAGCACCCCTACATCTCAATTTTTCTATGAAAATGAATTGGATGCTCGCCAAGCGATGAACGGGACTTACCGTTACCTCACTGATGTGTATGTTACAGGACACGGCACCAAACAAATCAGTACCGACCTTGCCAAACGTGCCGATTGGGACGAAGGGGGAGGCTTGCGTAACTACAAGTTTGGGTCAGACAACGATTATATTACCCAAATGTGGCAACAACATTATGTAGCTATTAAGAACTGCAACTCGGTAATCGATAATGTAACCGAACACCAAGGTCGCATCAATAACTGGGAACGCTATGTAGCCGAAGCTCGTGGTGTGCGCGCTTACTTGTACTTCGATTTGGTGCGTTGGTTTGGCGATGTGCCTTTGGTTGTGAAAGAAACCAAATCACTCAACGACCTCAAAGTGCCTCGTACCCCACAAAAGCAAGTGTTTGAGCAAATCATTGCCGACTTTACTTACTCGATGGCTCACGTAGCCGAAAAAGGCGATACAGGCAATGGTTACCAATACGGACGTATTACCAAAGATGCTTGTCGCGGTTTCTTGGCTAAAGTACACTTATGGCTCGCTTCAGTAGCGCAACGCGACGGACGTGAAGTGCTTGGTTCGGCTACTGAAAACTACACCAAAGCAATGAACTATGCCAAAGAGGTCATACAAGGCGGTCGCTACCAATTAGTAGAATACTATCCTGATGTATTCAACGCTAAAACCAAAATAAGCGAAGCTCCAAAAGAAGTTATTTGGTGCGTACAAGGTCTTACAGGCGACGATACCGGTACCCTCACAGGAATGCTTTACGGAATGAGAGGTAATGAAAACTTAGGAGGTTCGTGGGATAACATCTCCAGTTCCGATTACCACCGTATGATTTATGAACCCTCCGACTCTATTCGCCGGTTGTGGAACTGCCCACGTGTGCAAGTGCTCGACAATGGTAAGTTATGGGGTTGGGACTACAATATTTACAAAGATACCCGTGTAGACCAACCTCTTAGTAAGGCTACCGAAAACAACAACTGGGTAATGTGGAGTATCGGTAAGTTCCGCCGTTTCCCATTAGCTGATACCTCTTCGTATAACTACAAAAACTTTGGTATGGATGAACCGTTACTTCGCTTTGCTGATGTACTCCTCATCTATGCAGAGGCTTATAACGAGGTAAACCATTCACCTGGGGCTTACACACCCTCGTCTTCTTTAACAATGAATGGCACCAACGTACAAAGTGCTTACGATGCGGTGAATTTAGTGCGCAAACGCGCTCGTATCTCTAACAAAGCAGGCGGACGCATCGTACACCGCGATGTATTGCCTCGTGATTTGGATAAAACCCATATCAACGATGTAAACACCGTAGTACCCGATTGGAAAACCTCCTCTTATGGTTATGACTATGCAGGTACTGCTATGTGGACAGCTAAACATTACAGCGATGATTATACCGCTTTCCGCACTGAAATCTTAAATGAACGGGCTCGCGAGCTTGTAGGAGAAACCACCGACCGCTGGTGTGACCTCGTACGCCGTGGCATTCTGGTACAAGCTTTCCAAAACTGGCGTATCAACAATCCCTTTATCAGTGGGGAGGAACGCCGTATTCCAGCACCTGCTGCGCCTGAGAATGTTCGCCCTTATCACCAATTGTTACCTATTCCGCTTAGCGAATTGGACGCAAATAAGAATTTAACTCAAAATCCTGGATACTAA
- a CDS encoding SusC/RagA family TonB-linked outer membrane protein, protein MKSIISICILLFSIPMLAQKVTITGVVTDENKQPLPGASVAIEHAHSGTATDFEGHFSLSVAPTDKIVVSFMGYRSKTIAVGKTRTFNVSLEPEVTQIDEVVLVGYGTQRKSDISTAVASVKMADIAQSSPSQVLQALQGKVSGVQIISSDGSASSGLTFRIRGVNSITGGTQPLFVIDGVPMPTQRVTNTNEDVATNPLLSLNPNDIESMEILKDAAAAAIYGSNGSNGVVLITTKKGKELAKPKFNFSYASSIDMMPNIPLKVLSAEDYAHKMLDYGTWGNQPQIDFWQRMIAEKGWNHPAVKDWLKEVTQTGTKNEANGSITGGTDQTRYMLSVGYLNQEGLIKRSAFNRFTSRLNLSQKINDKMNAGINLSYAVSKDKNPVSDWSQNGVVLKALQTSPFLDYPGFGTLMSYPNIRTMSPKVAVDQVDINTKYNELNANVYLSYQLLKDLTFNTSASYRLHTIGQDRFWGPDTWFGQSERGRMELSHRNENSWVYEARLQYSKSINKHYFSIMGAFEANKYWTDYTYNKSTNFEDTKQGIWGINQGLVTYAPLYTYDGNQLVSYISRATYSYNNKYVLNASLRADGSSKFGKNNKYGYFPAVSLAWNAHEEDFIKKIEAISNLRLRGSFGMTGNNQIPSYQSLAQLAKNKVVLDGNKVEIGRYTSNIANDNLKWESQKQYNIGLDLSFLKNRYTLSTELYYKRIDDMLLEVNIPSTSGFQKAWKNAGSMENKGLEVSFNAQWLREGDFKWTTDFNISFYRNKILSLDEGQYQQFYDRGINSKIKSDVLLRVGMPVGIYYGYVADGVFHNQNEVDNAQPGPNVALGGLRVKDINHDGVIDTNDRVPVADVNPLHTGGIGNTFSYKGWELYAFLRWSYGNDVVNGNAYYLTGTKNIDNITQSVYNNVWSEAHPDRNFPLFGGGFWAENAFRSDLVEDGSFLRLQTVTLSYNLPKEVLEPYKLNKLRVGVTGTNLALWTRYSGFDPEANTGYGTIARLAPGLDMSPYPRPTSVLFSVEVGF, encoded by the coding sequence ATGAAAAGCATCATTAGCATTTGTATTTTGCTGTTCAGTATCCCAATGCTGGCGCAAAAAGTAACTATTACGGGGGTAGTTACCGATGAAAACAAACAACCCCTCCCTGGTGCAAGCGTTGCTATAGAGCACGCGCATTCAGGTACGGCTACTGATTTTGAAGGGCACTTCTCCCTAAGTGTAGCTCCTACCGATAAAATAGTAGTGAGCTTTATGGGCTATCGCTCCAAAACCATAGCCGTAGGTAAAACACGTACTTTCAATGTATCTCTCGAACCTGAGGTCACTCAGATTGATGAGGTAGTGCTTGTAGGGTACGGTACACAGCGCAAAAGCGATATCTCTACGGCAGTAGCTTCGGTGAAGATGGCAGATATTGCCCAAAGCAGTCCGTCGCAGGTATTGCAAGCGTTGCAAGGTAAAGTGAGTGGGGTGCAAATCATCTCTTCCGATGGTTCTGCTTCCAGCGGACTCACATTTAGAATTCGCGGGGTGAACTCCATCACAGGAGGTACGCAACCGCTCTTTGTTATTGATGGGGTGCCAATGCCTACTCAAAGGGTAACCAACACCAATGAAGATGTGGCTACCAATCCGCTACTCAGCTTAAACCCTAACGATATCGAGTCAATGGAAATCCTCAAAGATGCCGCCGCAGCAGCTATCTACGGGTCTAACGGTTCTAATGGGGTAGTGCTTATCACCACCAAAAAAGGAAAAGAGCTCGCCAAACCAAAATTCAATTTCAGTTATGCAAGTTCTATTGATATGATGCCTAATATCCCTTTGAAGGTGCTCAGCGCTGAAGATTACGCTCACAAAATGCTTGATTATGGCACTTGGGGCAATCAACCTCAAATAGACTTTTGGCAACGAATGATTGCCGAAAAAGGCTGGAATCACCCTGCCGTAAAAGATTGGCTGAAAGAAGTTACCCAAACAGGTACCAAAAACGAAGCTAACGGTAGTATCACGGGTGGTACCGACCAAACCCGCTATATGCTTTCAGTGGGTTATCTGAACCAAGAAGGACTTATCAAGCGTTCTGCTTTCAACCGCTTCACTTCTCGTCTCAACCTCTCTCAGAAGATTAACGATAAGATGAATGCAGGTATCAACCTCTCTTATGCCGTTTCTAAGGATAAAAATCCCGTAAGCGATTGGTCTCAAAATGGAGTGGTTCTCAAAGCTTTGCAAACTTCTCCTTTCTTAGACTACCCTGGTTTTGGTACCCTGATGAGCTATCCTAACATTCGTACGATGAGCCCTAAGGTAGCGGTAGACCAAGTGGATATCAACACCAAATACAACGAGCTCAACGCCAATGTATACCTCAGCTATCAACTGCTTAAAGATTTGACTTTTAACACCAGTGCTTCTTACCGTTTACACACTATTGGTCAAGACCGTTTTTGGGGACCTGACACTTGGTTCGGACAGTCAGAACGCGGACGTATGGAACTCTCTCATCGCAATGAGAACAGCTGGGTATATGAAGCCCGTTTGCAATACTCTAAGAGCATCAATAAACACTATTTTTCTATAATGGGCGCTTTTGAAGCCAATAAGTATTGGACAGATTATACTTACAATAAGTCTACTAACTTCGAGGATACCAAACAAGGTATTTGGGGTATCAACCAAGGGTTAGTAACCTACGCACCTTTGTACACTTATGATGGCAACCAATTGGTATCGTACATCAGTAGGGCTACTTATAGTTATAACAACAAGTATGTGCTCAACGCTTCTTTGCGTGCTGATGGTTCTTCTAAATTTGGTAAGAATAACAAATACGGTTACTTCCCTGCCGTTTCTTTGGCTTGGAATGCTCACGAAGAAGACTTTATCAAGAAAATAGAAGCTATTTCCAACTTGCGTTTGCGCGGTAGTTTCGGTATGACAGGTAACAACCAAATCCCATCTTACCAATCTTTAGCACAACTCGCTAAAAACAAAGTAGTATTGGACGGTAACAAAGTGGAAATCGGTCGTTATACCAGCAATATTGCTAACGACAACCTTAAATGGGAAAGCCAAAAGCAATACAATATCGGTTTAGATTTGTCCTTCCTCAAAAACCGTTACACCCTTTCTACTGAATTGTATTACAAACGCATAGACGATATGCTTTTGGAAGTGAATATCCCTTCTACTTCGGGATTCCAAAAAGCGTGGAAGAATGCAGGTTCAATGGAAAACAAAGGTCTCGAAGTGAGCTTCAATGCACAATGGTTGCGTGAAGGCGATTTCAAATGGACAACTGATTTCAATATTTCTTTCTACCGAAACAAAATCCTTTCATTAGACGAAGGTCAGTATCAACAGTTTTACGACCGTGGCATCAACTCCAAAATCAAAAGTGATGTGCTCTTGCGTGTAGGTATGCCGGTAGGTATCTATTATGGTTATGTAGCCGATGGTGTATTCCACAACCAAAACGAAGTGGATAATGCACAACCAGGGCCTAACGTCGCTTTAGGCGGTTTGCGTGTGAAAGACATCAACCACGATGGTGTAATCGATACTAACGACCGTGTGCCCGTAGCCGATGTAAACCCGTTGCACACGGGTGGTATAGGTAACACTTTCTCCTATAAAGGTTGGGAATTGTACGCTTTCTTGCGTTGGTCGTATGGCAATGATGTAGTAAACGGTAATGCTTACTACCTCACAGGCACTAAGAATATCGACAATATCACACAAAGCGTTTATAACAACGTGTGGTCAGAAGCACACCCCGACCGTAACTTCCCGCTCTTTGGAGGTGGTTTCTGGGCTGAAAACGCTTTCCGTAGCGACTTGGTAGAAGACGGTTCTTTCTTGCGTTTGCAAACTGTTACTCTTAGTTACAACTTGCCTAAAGAAGTGTTAGAGCCTTACAAACTTAACAAATTGCGTGTAGGCGTTACCGGTACCAATCTTGCACTCTGGACGCGTTATTCAGGGTTTGACCCCGAAGCCAATACGGGCTATGGAACTATTGCTCGCTTAGCCCCAGGTCTCGATATGAGTCCGTACCCACGACCTACATCGGTTTTATTCTCAGTAGAAGTTGGTTTTTAA